From Lysobacter auxotrophicus, the proteins below share one genomic window:
- a CDS encoding catalase: MASRKKPASKTPARKSSAAKKSTAAKSARRAPTDSGPAQMSGEGADDPAVQQGLDAQALAATFDHNPTKAAEYGRDNALAPPEGAHVTPTPLAGASTLTESQTSDKVGTQAQPGTNPTVLPLDRVRVDSGGQRLTTNQGVPVSQNQDSLKAGLRGPALLKDFILREKLTHFDHERIPERIVHARGSGAHGFFECYRSLRGITRAAPFQEDGKITPVFVRFSTVQGERGSKDTARDVRGFAVKFYTDEGNWDLVGNNIPVFFIQDAMKFPDLVHAVKPEPHHQMPQAATAHDTFWDFVSLMPESTHMLLWAMSDRAIPRSYRMMQGFGVHTFRFVNEEGESRLVKFHWTPRLGTHSLQWDEAVKISGADPDFHRRDLWEAIEAGEFPEYELGVQIFTEEQANKFSFDVLDSTKIVPEELVPVEPIGRMVLNRNPDNFFAETEQVAFCTAHVVPGIDFTNDPLLAGRIHSYVDTQLTRLGGPNFHEIPINAPIAPVHNNQRDGFHRQAINRGRVAYEPNSLAGGCPFQAGSAGFVSFPEPVRAEELRGRPEKFAEHYNQATLFYDSQSEAEKAHIIGAFRFELSKVTVPAIRERMVANLMNVSQELATSVAAGLGMGPVQPTPRAIARVPRPEVRQSAALSLLAHPGDGSIRSRKIALIVCDGVIGESLAAAQQALFEAGAVPRLVGPRIGPFITAEGETMQADASMENEPAVLFDALVLPDGERAVKALAVDGRAAEFVKEQYRHCKPILALGASSTLLEGAGASKMLDDGTEDPGIIAGKDDDDEAIAAFIDAMSQHRHWVREKDPPLV, translated from the coding sequence ATGGCCAGCCGCAAGAAGCCAGCATCCAAGACGCCCGCACGCAAGTCCTCCGCCGCGAAGAAGAGCACCGCCGCCAAATCCGCGCGCCGCGCACCGACCGACAGCGGTCCTGCGCAGATGTCGGGCGAAGGCGCCGACGATCCGGCCGTGCAGCAGGGCCTGGACGCACAGGCGCTCGCCGCGACGTTCGACCACAACCCGACGAAGGCCGCCGAGTACGGCCGCGACAACGCCCTCGCGCCGCCGGAAGGCGCGCACGTCACGCCGACGCCGCTTGCGGGCGCGAGCACGCTGACCGAATCGCAGACCTCCGACAAAGTGGGCACGCAGGCGCAGCCCGGTACGAATCCCACGGTGCTGCCGCTGGACCGCGTGCGCGTGGATTCCGGCGGACAGCGCCTCACGACCAACCAGGGCGTGCCCGTTTCGCAGAATCAGGATTCGCTCAAGGCCGGTTTGCGCGGGCCGGCGCTGCTGAAGGATTTCATCCTGCGCGAGAAGCTCACGCACTTCGACCACGAGCGCATTCCGGAGCGCATCGTGCATGCGCGCGGCTCCGGCGCGCACGGATTCTTCGAGTGCTACCGCTCGCTGCGCGGCATCACGCGTGCGGCGCCGTTCCAGGAAGACGGCAAGATCACGCCAGTGTTCGTGCGTTTTTCGACCGTGCAGGGCGAGCGCGGTTCGAAGGACACCGCGCGCGATGTGCGCGGCTTCGCGGTGAAGTTCTATACCGATGAAGGCAACTGGGACCTGGTGGGCAACAACATCCCGGTGTTCTTCATCCAGGACGCGATGAAGTTCCCCGACCTGGTCCATGCGGTCAAGCCCGAGCCGCACCACCAGATGCCGCAGGCCGCGACCGCGCACGACACCTTCTGGGATTTCGTGTCGCTGATGCCCGAATCCACGCACATGCTGCTGTGGGCAATGAGCGACCGCGCGATCCCGCGCAGTTACCGCATGATGCAGGGCTTCGGCGTGCATACCTTCCGCTTCGTCAACGAGGAAGGCGAGTCGCGGCTGGTGAAGTTCCACTGGACGCCGCGCCTAGGCACGCATTCGCTGCAGTGGGACGAGGCGGTGAAGATCTCCGGCGCCGATCCGGATTTCCATCGTCGCGACCTGTGGGAAGCGATCGAGGCGGGTGAGTTCCCCGAGTACGAACTCGGCGTGCAGATCTTCACCGAGGAGCAGGCGAACAAGTTCAGCTTCGACGTGCTCGATTCGACCAAGATCGTGCCGGAGGAACTGGTGCCGGTGGAGCCGATCGGCCGCATGGTGCTCAACCGCAATCCGGACAACTTCTTCGCCGAGACCGAACAGGTCGCGTTCTGCACGGCGCACGTGGTGCCGGGCATCGACTTCACCAACGATCCGCTGCTCGCCGGGCGCATCCATTCGTACGTCGACACGCAGCTGACGCGTCTTGGCGGGCCGAACTTCCACGAGATCCCGATCAACGCGCCGATCGCGCCGGTGCACAACAACCAGCGCGACGGTTTCCATCGCCAGGCGATCAACCGAGGCCGCGTCGCGTACGAACCCAACAGCCTGGCCGGCGGTTGTCCGTTCCAGGCGGGTTCGGCGGGCTTCGTGTCGTTCCCCGAACCGGTGCGCGCCGAGGAACTGCGCGGACGGCCGGAGAAGTTCGCCGAACACTACAACCAGGCCACGCTGTTCTACGACAGCCAGAGCGAGGCCGAAAAGGCGCACATCATCGGCGCGTTCCGGTTCGAGCTGAGCAAGGTCACGGTGCCTGCGATCCGCGAACGCATGGTGGCGAACCTGATGAACGTGTCGCAGGAACTGGCGACGTCGGTTGCCGCGGGGCTCGGCATGGGCCCGGTCCAGCCGACGCCGCGCGCGATCGCACGCGTGCCGCGTCCGGAGGTGCGTCAGTCGGCGGCGTTGTCGCTGCTCGCGCATCCGGGCGACGGCAGCATCCGGTCGCGCAAGATTGCGCTGATCGTGTGCGATGGCGTGATCGGCGAATCGCTGGCGGCCGCGCAGCAGGCGCTGTTCGAAGCCGGCGCGGTGCCGCGCCTGGTCGGCCCGCGCATCGGTCCGTTCATCACCGCCGAAGGCGAGACGATGCAGGCCGACGCCTCGATGGAGAACGAACCGGCGGTGCTGTTCGACGCGCTCGTGCTGCCCGATGGCGAGCGCGCGGTGAAGGCGCTGGCCGTCGACGGCCGCGCGGCGGAGTTCGTGAAGGAGCAGTACCGCCACTGCAAGCCGATCCTCGCGCTGGGCGCATCGAGCACGCTCCTGGAAGGCGCGGGCGCGTCGAAGATGCTCGACGACGGCACCGAAGACCCGGGCATCATCGCCGGGAAGGACGATGACGACGAGGCGATCGCGGCATTCATCGACGCGATGTCGCAGCACCGCCACTGGGTGCGCGAAAAGGATCCGCCGCTGGTGTGA
- a CDS encoding DUF6766 family protein, whose amino-acid sequence MRQFLRNNGLSLVLLACLIVPLVGQVLTGHKVYNEELVREGGAPLSMAAYLHSGHLMSSIFENWESEFLQMGMYVLLTVSLRQKGSAESRPMSEPDEDEPTLEPGPTPWPVRAGGIWRTLYGHSLAIAFGLLFAMSFVLHWSGSWRRELVDRALRGEAPITMLDYLTEPEFWFESFQNWQSEFLAVLALVVLSIWLRQDGSPQSKPVEAPHSQTGT is encoded by the coding sequence ATGCGCCAATTCCTGCGTAACAACGGGCTGTCGCTGGTGCTGCTCGCGTGCCTGATCGTGCCGCTCGTGGGCCAGGTGCTCACCGGGCACAAGGTCTACAACGAGGAACTCGTGCGCGAAGGCGGCGCGCCGCTGTCGATGGCCGCGTACCTGCACAGCGGCCACCTGATGTCGTCCATCTTCGAGAACTGGGAAAGCGAGTTCCTGCAGATGGGCATGTACGTGCTGCTGACGGTCTCGCTGCGGCAGAAGGGTTCGGCGGAGTCGCGCCCGATGTCCGAGCCGGACGAGGACGAGCCGACGCTCGAACCCGGCCCGACGCCGTGGCCGGTGCGCGCCGGCGGGATCTGGCGCACGCTGTACGGGCACTCGCTGGCGATCGCGTTCGGCCTGCTGTTCGCGATGTCGTTCGTGCTGCACTGGTCGGGCAGCTGGCGGCGCGAACTGGTCGACCGTGCGTTGCGCGGCGAGGCGCCCATCACGATGCTCGATTACCTGACCGAGCCGGAGTTCTGGTTCGAGTCGTTCCAGAACTGGCAGTCGGAATTCCTCGCCGTGCTCGCGCTGGTCGTGCTGAGCATCTGGCTGCGCCAGGACGGCTCACCGCAGAGCAAGCCGGTGGAAGCGCCGCATTCGCAGACGGGGACGTGA
- a CDS encoding sensory rhodopsin transducer, whose amino-acid sequence MDTKIGKTRWAIAEGYIPGRSNGPAPELESHEACCILNTTDDDATIRIHVYYEDREPAGPYTLTVPARRTKHLRFNELDDPEPIPRDTPYASVIESDVPVIVQHTRLDSRQAENALMSTIAYSQG is encoded by the coding sequence ATGGACACGAAGATCGGAAAGACGCGCTGGGCGATCGCCGAAGGCTACATTCCCGGCCGCAGCAACGGGCCCGCGCCGGAGCTGGAAAGCCACGAGGCGTGCTGCATCCTGAACACGACCGACGACGATGCGACCATCCGCATCCACGTCTATTACGAGGATCGCGAACCGGCCGGCCCGTACACGCTCACGGTGCCGGCGCGCCGCACCAAGCACCTGCGCTTCAACGAGCTCGACGATCCCGAGCCCATCCCGCGCGATACCCCGTACGCGAGCGTCATCGAGTCCGACGTGCCGGTGATCGTGCAGCACACGCGGTTGGATTCGCGTCAGGCCGAAAACGCTTTGATGAGCACCATCGCGTACAGCCAGGGTTGA
- a CDS encoding TIGR03885 family FMN-dependent LLM class oxidoreductase translates to MKIGYHASHEQFPPGELLDLAAHAHEAGFDAMMCSDHFHPWSRAQGHSGHAWTWLGAAMARVDTSFGVVNSPVGRYHPTVIAQAAATLASMFPGRFWIAVGSGEAINETITGAEWPSKDARNRRLLEAVEVMRALWRGETVNHAGEFRVAHAQLFTRPDTPPRVYVAALSPETAAWGAGWADGLITVSQPMDKLKPIVEAFRENGGDGKPVQLQVKLSYAKTEEDALRGAHEQWRTNVVEPSLTQDVSTPQAYEALGEQVTPEQVAEAVNVSADPARHVQWLREYAALGVEALQLHNVNRWQREFIDAFAREVIPKVR, encoded by the coding sequence ATGAAGATCGGCTACCACGCATCGCACGAACAGTTCCCGCCGGGCGAGCTGCTCGACCTCGCCGCGCACGCGCACGAGGCGGGCTTCGACGCGATGATGTGCTCGGACCACTTCCATCCGTGGTCGCGCGCGCAGGGACACAGCGGCCACGCGTGGACGTGGCTCGGCGCGGCGATGGCGCGCGTGGACACGAGCTTTGGCGTGGTGAATTCGCCGGTCGGCCGCTACCACCCGACGGTGATCGCGCAGGCCGCGGCGACGCTGGCGTCGATGTTTCCGGGGCGTTTCTGGATCGCGGTCGGCAGCGGCGAGGCCATCAACGAGACCATCACCGGCGCGGAATGGCCGTCGAAGGACGCACGCAATCGCCGCCTGCTGGAAGCGGTGGAGGTGATGCGTGCGCTGTGGCGCGGCGAAACGGTGAACCACGCCGGCGAGTTCCGCGTCGCGCATGCGCAGTTGTTCACGCGCCCGGACACGCCGCCGCGCGTCTACGTCGCCGCGCTGTCGCCGGAAACCGCCGCCTGGGGCGCGGGCTGGGCCGATGGGCTCATCACCGTCAGCCAGCCGATGGACAAGCTCAAGCCGATCGTCGAGGCGTTCCGCGAAAATGGCGGCGACGGCAAACCCGTGCAGCTGCAGGTCAAGCTGTCGTACGCGAAGACCGAAGAGGACGCGCTGCGCGGCGCGCACGAGCAATGGCGCACCAACGTGGTCGAGCCGTCGCTCACGCAGGACGTGAGCACGCCGCAGGCCTACGAGGCGCTCGGCGAACAGGTCACGCCGGAGCAGGTCGCCGAAGCGGTCAACGTGTCGGCCGATCCCGCACGCCATGTCCAATGGCTGCGCGAGTACGCCGCGCTCGGCGTGGAGGCGTTGCAGCTGCACAACGTGAATCGCTGGCAGCGGGAGTTCATCGACGCGTTTGCGCGCGAGGTGATTCCGAAGGTGCGGTGA
- a CDS encoding ECF-type sigma factor — MSQEITRLLRNWSAGDDEALDPLFDLVYETLREIAVARLRGGAAHTLQPTSLVNEAVLRLMGRNVEWNDRAHFFAVAALKMRAVLVDHARAMASAKRGGDVELLTLSHAEHEGEAIEFDVLALHRSLERLAERDARAARAIEMAYFGGMDRDEIAAVIGVSVPTVDRDLRFAKAWLNRELA; from the coding sequence GTGAGCCAGGAAATTACGCGACTGCTGCGCAATTGGAGTGCCGGCGACGACGAGGCACTCGATCCGCTTTTCGACCTCGTCTACGAGACGTTGCGCGAAATCGCGGTCGCGCGCCTGCGCGGCGGCGCGGCGCACACGCTGCAGCCGACCTCGTTGGTCAACGAGGCCGTGCTGCGCCTGATGGGGCGGAACGTGGAGTGGAACGACCGCGCGCATTTCTTCGCGGTGGCGGCACTGAAGATGCGCGCGGTGCTGGTGGACCACGCACGCGCGATGGCCTCGGCCAAGCGCGGCGGCGACGTCGAGCTGCTCACGCTCTCGCACGCCGAGCACGAGGGCGAGGCGATCGAGTTCGACGTGCTGGCGCTGCACCGTTCGCTCGAACGCCTGGCCGAGCGCGACGCGCGCGCGGCGCGGGCGATCGAGATGGCGTATTTCGGCGGCATGGACCGCGACGAGATCGCCGCGGTGATCGGCGTGTCGGTGCCGACGGTGGATCGCGACCTGCGTTTCGCCAAGGCGTGGTTGAACCGGGAACTGGCCTGA
- a CDS encoding zinc-dependent alcohol dehydrogenase, with protein sequence MKALTWNGSYDVRIENLPDPTIIEDTDVLLRVTATAICGSDLHLYRGKVPGMKDGDILGHEFMGIVEDVGPGVTRVKRGDRVVVPFTISCGDCFFCSRALFAACENTNPDRGAILNKKDARSGAGMFGYTHLYGGYAGGQAEFVRVPQGNVGPLVIPDSTLSDEQVLFLSDILPTGYQAVINAAVGPGSSLAIFGAGPVGMMAAASARLLGVERIFMIDHHPYRLEFARDTYGVETINFDEEEDPAERIVSLMDNRGVDASIEAVGFEAKGSKLETAMTTLKLEGSSGKALRQCIAATRRGGVVSVPGVYAGFIHGFLFGDAFDKGLAFRMGQTHVQQFMPKLLEHISNGELHPDVIISHRMRLEDAPKGYELFEKKQDNCRKVVLTP encoded by the coding sequence ATGAAAGCGCTGACCTGGAACGGCTCGTACGACGTGCGCATCGAGAACTTGCCCGATCCGACGATCATCGAGGACACCGACGTGCTGCTGCGCGTCACCGCCACGGCGATCTGCGGATCGGACCTGCATCTGTATCGCGGCAAAGTCCCGGGCATGAAGGACGGCGACATCCTCGGCCATGAATTCATGGGCATCGTCGAGGATGTCGGCCCGGGCGTCACGCGGGTGAAGCGCGGCGATCGCGTCGTCGTGCCGTTCACGATCTCGTGCGGCGACTGCTTCTTCTGCAGCCGCGCGCTCTTCGCCGCGTGCGAGAACACCAACCCCGACCGCGGCGCCATCCTCAACAAGAAGGACGCGCGCTCCGGTGCGGGCATGTTCGGCTACACGCATCTTTACGGCGGTTATGCCGGCGGGCAGGCCGAGTTCGTGCGCGTGCCGCAGGGTAACGTCGGGCCGCTGGTGATTCCCGACAGCACGCTCAGCGACGAGCAGGTGCTGTTCCTGTCCGACATCCTGCCGACGGGTTACCAGGCCGTGATCAACGCAGCGGTTGGACCGGGCTCGTCGCTGGCGATCTTCGGCGCGGGCCCGGTCGGCATGATGGCCGCCGCGAGCGCGCGCCTGCTCGGCGTCGAACGCATCTTCATGATCGACCATCATCCGTATCGGCTGGAATTCGCGCGCGACACCTACGGCGTGGAGACGATCAACTTCGACGAGGAGGAGGATCCCGCCGAGCGCATCGTGTCGCTGATGGACAACCGCGGCGTCGATGCGTCGATCGAGGCGGTGGGCTTCGAGGCCAAGGGCAGCAAGCTCGAAACCGCGATGACCACGCTGAAACTGGAAGGTTCCAGCGGCAAGGCGCTGCGCCAGTGCATCGCGGCCACACGCCGCGGCGGCGTCGTGAGCGTGCCCGGCGTGTACGCCGGTTTCATCCACGGGTTCCTGTTCGGCGATGCGTTCGACAAGGGCCTGGCGTTCCGCATGGGCCAGACGCACGTGCAGCAGTTCATGCCGAAGCTGCTGGAGCACATCTCAAACGGCGAGCTGCACCCGGACGTTATCATCAGCCATCGCATGCGGCTGGAGGACGCGCCGAAGGGTTACGAGCTCTTCGAGAAGAAGCAGGACAACTGCCGCAAGGTGGTGCTCACGCCCTGA
- a CDS encoding alpha/beta fold hydrolase: MDTPASDRIDPQRRRFLGTAAAGLAAASLGLVAGRAQAAPRSVAPGPIRATRAAFGPVKQIRAGVLDVGYVDVGPADGAPVLLLHGWPYDIHSYADVVPLLAAAGYRVIVPHLRGYGSTRFLSPDTPRNGQPAALADDVIALMDALGIPRAVIAGYDWGGRSADIVAALHPERVKALVAVSGYLIGSQQAAQAPLAPEAELQWWYQFYFATERGRAGYAANRHDFAKLIWKLASPKWAFDDATFDRSAAALQNEDHVDIVIHNYRWRLGLAQGEPKYDAIERTLATFPSIAVPTITLEGDANGAPHPAPASYAKRYTGKYQHRLLTGGIGHNPPQEAPQAFAQAVMDADRM; encoded by the coding sequence ATGGACACGCCCGCTTCCGACCGCATCGATCCGCAACGCCGCCGCTTCCTCGGCACGGCCGCCGCCGGGCTCGCCGCCGCCTCGCTGGGCCTGGTCGCCGGCCGCGCGCAGGCCGCACCGCGTTCCGTCGCCCCCGGCCCGATCCGCGCGACCCGCGCGGCCTTCGGTCCGGTGAAGCAGATCCGCGCCGGCGTGCTCGACGTCGGCTACGTCGACGTCGGCCCCGCCGACGGCGCGCCGGTGCTGCTGCTGCACGGCTGGCCGTACGACATCCACAGCTATGCCGACGTCGTGCCGCTGCTCGCCGCGGCCGGCTATCGGGTGATCGTCCCGCACCTGCGCGGTTACGGCAGCACGCGCTTCCTTTCGCCCGACACGCCGCGCAACGGGCAGCCCGCCGCGCTCGCCGACGACGTGATCGCGCTGATGGACGCGCTCGGCATCCCGCGCGCGGTGATCGCCGGGTACGACTGGGGCGGCCGTTCTGCCGACATCGTCGCCGCGCTGCACCCCGAACGGGTGAAGGCGTTGGTCGCGGTGAGCGGCTACCTCATCGGCAGCCAGCAGGCCGCGCAGGCGCCACTCGCACCGGAGGCCGAGCTGCAGTGGTGGTACCAGTTCTACTTCGCGACCGAGCGCGGCCGCGCCGGCTACGCGGCCAACCGGCACGACTTCGCGAAACTGATCTGGAAGCTCGCCTCGCCGAAGTGGGCTTTCGACGATGCGACCTTCGACCGCAGCGCCGCCGCGTTGCAGAACGAGGACCACGTCGACATCGTCATCCACAACTACCGCTGGCGCCTGGGCCTGGCGCAGGGCGAGCCGAAGTACGACGCGATCGAGCGGACGCTCGCGACGTTCCCGTCCATCGCGGTGCCGACGATCACGCTGGAGGGCGACGCCAACGGCGCGCCGCATCCCGCGCCGGCGAGCTACGCGAAGCGCTACACCGGCAAGTACCAGCACCGCCTGCTCACCGGCGGCATCGGCCACAACCCGCCGCAGGAAGCGCCGCAGGCCTTCGCGCAGGCGGTGATGGATGCGGATCGGATGTGA
- a CDS encoding magnesium transporter CorA family protein produces the protein MPDDAGTRDIRLFDSNGKVEAIDLDAANLDNLQEHQLLWIDLEGGGDPSTAQVLRTLGLHEDIVGAFCDRSAMPELRVNNGTFFVRVVAVRNDGDLAFNGSVLAILTGHNFVITAHQEPMDFITQLRERESDDSGLGMLSADSFTASLLDWHLNTYFEAVADFESADERLETDILDDRHGECLHSLRGLRKAASRLRRMLSAHRGVFSAIARPDFRPGAEGEVNRHFQTVDTHFQRAMEAVENAREVVIGSFELFSNQTALRTNAIMRVLTILTAVMGGLAVVAGVLGMNFQAPFFDTGLAGFLIAVGAMLGMALVGLWWAWRRKWL, from the coding sequence ATGCCCGACGACGCCGGCACGCGCGACATACGTCTTTTCGACAGCAACGGAAAGGTCGAGGCGATCGATCTGGATGCCGCGAACCTGGACAACCTGCAGGAGCACCAGCTCCTGTGGATCGACCTGGAAGGCGGCGGCGATCCGTCGACGGCGCAGGTGCTGCGCACGCTCGGCCTGCACGAGGACATCGTGGGCGCATTCTGCGACCGCAGCGCGATGCCGGAGCTGCGCGTGAACAACGGGACGTTCTTCGTCCGCGTGGTCGCGGTGCGCAACGATGGCGACCTGGCGTTCAACGGTTCGGTGCTGGCGATCCTGACCGGCCACAACTTCGTGATCACCGCGCACCAGGAGCCGATGGACTTCATCACGCAGCTGCGCGAGCGCGAGTCCGACGACTCCGGCCTCGGCATGCTCAGCGCCGACAGTTTCACCGCGTCGCTGCTCGACTGGCACCTCAACACCTACTTCGAGGCGGTGGCGGATTTCGAGAGCGCGGACGAGCGGCTGGAGACCGACATCCTCGATGATCGCCACGGCGAATGCCTGCACAGCCTGCGCGGCCTGCGGAAGGCGGCGTCGCGATTGCGCCGGATGCTGTCGGCGCATCGCGGCGTGTTCTCCGCGATCGCACGGCCGGACTTCCGCCCCGGTGCGGAGGGCGAAGTGAACCGCCATTTCCAGACCGTCGACACGCACTTCCAGCGCGCCATGGAAGCGGTCGAGAACGCGCGGGAGGTCGTGATCGGGTCGTTCGAACTTTTCAGCAACCAGACCGCGTTGCGCACGAATGCGATCATGCGCGTGCTGACGATCCTGACGGCGGTGATGGGCGGCCTCGCGGTCGTCGCCGGCGTGCTCGGCATGAACTTCCAGGCGCCGTTCTTCGATACCGGCCTGGCGGGATTCCTCATCGCCGTCGGCGCGATGCTCGGCATGGCGCTGGTGGGACTGTGGTGGGCGTGGCGACGCAAGTGGCTGTGA
- a CDS encoding glycogen debranching N-terminal domain-containing protein yields the protein MKERFPVERSLIRLRVREHAAYVSAADTVLTTGTTGFIDGGEEGLYVRQTRMLSRYRCFIGRRRPHPVTLSSVRQDSWMGYYVVPAPGVGEADPDDLASAAAQQALELRLSRWVGDGMREEYALTNYTRETVRFRFALEIDSDFADIEETRGERQQKGTRKRRWRRGEDGRFELAFDYSVARTVQRDGKRQRLRFDAGMTLQIDTGEVVPKHRDGRITFDIELAPQDTWCAKLLWLARFGDETLPCPEADRELDGVDEQQNPQGAYLREATVIDALERDTLASVVDSAVHRARLDLAALRLPRFDVAPDAWTVAAGLPMYVALFGRDTLTTAQQVAMLGPEVLRGTLPVMAQWQARKDDAWRDEAPGRILHEAHPGPLSLLQFKPKDRYYGTLTGPGLFCTALTHLWHWTGDRDAVEPLIEPALAALRWLDESACDKQHGFYAVATRSKDGLKNQTWKDSDDGIVEEDGRTVEHPVATCEEQGLAYAAKRGIAQVLDALGHKREAQRLLQEAQALQQRFDEAYWMDDVGCYAMALGGDGHQVRSIGSNALRCVGSGIVPDERIPRLMERVFAPDMFSGWGIRTLSSDHPAYNPYAYHRGTIWPVEHGAIVRGCFHHGQIERMQQVCRAQFEAASAFDQYRLPECFSGHMRDKHHPFPATYPPANSPQAWSASAVLMYVQSLLGLQPYAALRLLLVDPHLPPWLPALTLTGMRVGEARVSLHFWRDSGGESRFEVRELEGELTVRAEHATWREVMAMEGELRERFAP from the coding sequence ATGAAAGAACGTTTCCCCGTAGAACGCAGCCTCATCCGCCTGCGAGTTCGCGAACATGCCGCCTACGTCAGCGCAGCCGACACGGTCCTGACCACCGGCACCACCGGCTTCATCGATGGCGGCGAAGAAGGCCTCTACGTGCGGCAGACGCGCATGCTCAGCCGCTATCGCTGTTTCATCGGGCGCAGGCGGCCGCATCCGGTGACGCTCAGCAGCGTCCGGCAGGACAGCTGGATGGGCTACTACGTCGTGCCCGCGCCCGGTGTGGGCGAGGCCGATCCGGACGACCTCGCCTCGGCGGCAGCACAACAGGCGCTGGAGCTGCGCCTGTCGCGCTGGGTCGGCGACGGCATGCGCGAGGAATACGCGCTGACCAACTACACGCGGGAAACGGTGCGCTTCCGCTTCGCGCTGGAGATCGATTCGGACTTCGCCGACATCGAGGAAACCCGCGGCGAGCGCCAGCAGAAAGGCACGCGCAAGCGTCGTTGGCGTCGCGGCGAAGATGGCCGCTTCGAACTCGCCTTCGATTACAGCGTCGCGCGCACCGTGCAGCGCGACGGCAAGCGGCAGCGGTTGCGGTTCGACGCGGGCATGACGTTGCAGATCGATACCGGCGAGGTCGTCCCGAAGCATCGCGACGGCCGCATCACCTTCGACATCGAACTGGCGCCGCAGGACACCTGGTGCGCGAAACTGCTGTGGCTGGCGCGCTTCGGCGACGAAACGCTGCCCTGCCCCGAGGCCGACCGCGAACTCGACGGCGTGGACGAGCAACAGAACCCGCAGGGCGCCTACCTGCGCGAGGCCACCGTGATCGACGCACTCGAACGCGACACGCTCGCCAGTGTCGTCGACAGCGCCGTGCATCGCGCGCGCCTGGACCTCGCCGCGCTGCGGCTGCCGCGTTTCGACGTCGCGCCCGATGCCTGGACGGTGGCGGCGGGCCTGCCGATGTACGTCGCGCTGTTCGGCCGCGACACGCTGACCACGGCGCAGCAGGTGGCGATGCTCGGCCCGGAAGTACTGCGCGGCACGTTGCCGGTGATGGCGCAGTGGCAGGCGCGCAAGGACGATGCGTGGCGCGACGAGGCGCCGGGCCGCATCCTGCACGAAGCGCATCCGGGCCCGCTGTCGCTGCTGCAGTTCAAGCCGAAGGACCGTTACTACGGCACGCTCACTGGGCCGGGCCTGTTCTGCACGGCGCTCACGCACCTGTGGCACTGGACCGGCGATCGCGACGCGGTCGAGCCGCTCATCGAGCCCGCGCTCGCCGCGCTGCGATGGCTGGACGAATCGGCCTGCGACAAGCAGCACGGCTTTTACGCCGTCGCGACGCGCTCGAAGGACGGGCTGAAGAACCAGACGTGGAAGGACTCCGACGACGGCATCGTCGAGGAAGACGGCCGCACCGTCGAACATCCCGTCGCGACGTGCGAGGAACAGGGTCTGGCGTACGCGGCCAAGCGCGGCATCGCGCAGGTGCTCGACGCGCTGGGCCACAAGCGCGAGGCGCAGCGCCTGCTGCAGGAAGCGCAGGCGTTGCAGCAGCGGTTCGACGAGGCGTACTGGATGGACGACGTCGGCTGCTACGCGATGGCGCTGGGCGGCGACGGTCACCAGGTACGTTCGATCGGCTCCAACGCGTTGCGCTGCGTCGGCTCGGGCATCGTGCCGGACGAGCGCATCCCGCGCCTGATGGAGCGCGTGTTCGCGCCGGACATGTTCAGCGGCTGGGGCATCCGCACGCTGTCCAGCGACCATCCCGCGTACAACCCCTACGCCTATCACCGCGGCACGATCTGGCCGGTGGAACACGGCGCGATCGTGCGCGGCTGCTTCCACCACGGGCAGATCGAACGCATGCAGCAGGTGTGCCGCGCGCAGTTCGAAGCGGCGTCCGCCTTCGACCAGTACCGGCTGCCGGAATGCTTCAGCGGCCACATGCGCGACAAGCACCATCCCTTCCCCGCGACGTACCCGCCGGCGAACTCGCCGCAGGCGTGGTCGGCCAGCGCCGTGCTGATGTACGTGCAGTCGCTGCTGGGCCTGCAGCCTTACGCCGCGCTGCGCCTGCTGCTGGTCGATCCGCACCTGCCGCCGTGGCTGCCGGCGCTCACATTGACCGGCATGCGCGTCGGCGAGGCGCGCGTGAGCCTGCATTTCTGGCGCGACTCCGGCGGCGAGAGCCGCTTCGAGGTGCGCGAACTGGAAGGCGAACTCACCGTGCGCGCCGAGCACGCGACGTGGCGCGAGGTGATGGCGATGGAAGGCGAACTGCGGGAGCGGTTTGCGCCTTGA